One Oncorhynchus kisutch isolate 150728-3 linkage group LG11, Okis_V2, whole genome shotgun sequence genomic region harbors:
- the LOC109899931 gene encoding inward rectifier potassium channel 16-like, protein MNKEYTEVSPSDPSVNAYTTTLSAVKAEIDYKRKKCRYVRKDGKCNVLFRHVPEEWLMYVTDIFTTLVEIRWRVMFLIFALSYIFSWLFFGIIYWVIAMANGDMKDPTNAPCVYEVRDFTGAFLFSLETQTTIGYGFRGMSENCMVAIIVVTVQDVISCFIDTFVIGIAVAKMASARKRAQTVGFSNCAVINLQNGQLCLSWRIGDFRRHHMVEGKARAQIFRPNMHATGTEDVNYKDLEIKQSDLILAIPTTIFHVIEPSSPLYRMSLEELRKDDFELVVSFTYTDDSTGILHQTRTSYTPDEIHWGHLFQEMLNVNRRYYKIDYSMFHHTAKVLVPEVSAEEYEQMKLGHYPRNSPRPKRPCINRKPPTVTVELVNGTPKPEEHVATVATIAAVCEDH, encoded by the coding sequence ATGAACAAAGAGTACACAGAGGTCAGTCCCTCTGATCCCTCCGTCAACGCCTACACCACCACCCTGTCCGCTGTGAAGGCCGAGATCGACTACAAGCGCAAGAAGTGCCGCTACGTCCGCAAAGATGGCAAGTGCAATGTCCTGTTCCGCCATGTTCCTGAGGAGTGGCTCATGTACGTCACTGACATCTTCACCACGCTGGTGGAGATCAGATGGCGCGTCATGTTCCTCATCTTCGCCCTCTCCTACATCTTCTCCTGGCTCTTCTTCGGCATCATCTATTGGGTGATTGCCATGGCTAACGGCGACATGAAGGACCCGACTAACGCCCCCTGCGTGTACGAGGTGAGGGACTTCACTGGGGCTTTCCTCTTCTCACTGGAGACCCAGACCACGATCGGTTATGGTTTTAGGGGGATGTCGGAGAACTGCATGGTGGCTATTATCGTTGTGACTGTGCAGGACGTCATCAGCTGTTTTATTGATACATTTGTCATCGGTATCGCTGTGGCGAAGATGGCATCGGCACGGAAACGGGCGCAGACGGTGGGCTTCAGCAACTGCGCCGTCATTAACTTGCAAAATGGGCAGTTGTGCCTGTCTTGGAGGATTGGGGACTTCCGCCGGCACCACATGGTGGAGGGGAAGGCTCGCGCCCAAATCTTCCGCCCCAACATGCACGCCACAGGCACGGAAGATGTCAACTACAAGGACCTGGAAATCAAACAGAGTGATTTAATTTTAGCGATACCAACCACCATCTTCCACGTTATTGAGCCAAGTAGTCCACTCTACCGCATGAGCCTAGAGGAGCTTCGGAAAGATGACTTTGAGTTGGTGGTGTCCTTCACCTACACAGACGACTCGACGGGCATCCTGCACCAGACCCGCACCTCCTACACGCCCGACGAGATCCACTGGGGACATCTGTTCCAAGAGATGCTGAATGTTAACCGGAGGTACTACAAGATAGACTACTCCATGTTCCACCACACTGCTAAGGTCCTGGTTCCGGAGGTCAGTGCAGAGGAGTACGAGCAAATGAAGCTTGGGCATTACCCACGCAACTCGCCGCGCCCCAAGCGCCCATGCATTAATCGCAAACCCCCGACTGTGACTGTAGAACTGGTGAATGGCACCCCAAAACCAGAAGAACATGTTGCCACGGTTGCCACTATTGCAGCAGTTTGTGAGGATCATTGA